In a single window of the Bacillus mycoides genome:
- a CDS encoding ABC transporter permease, whose protein sequence is MNTNENIRMAISSIFAHKMRSILTMLGIIIGISAIITIISMGDGQTAKMQKELAENQHMDELKIEYFNPDSPTEKAKITPHMVKQLQVIRGVKDVYPNVHMDVKVYTGSKNVSFSLNGGTGNFMQDSKMKMVHGRELTPDELKKPIPVVIVAEDLFKTLFDNWKDDLYIDIKGKLYKVVGVYKYEDGFQRQFKLYEGYTSIDNAPLIAGIEEYDTVKIKLTSPSEREAVEKQAISVLDELKSPEFEHSFTVEDTKAYGQKIEESTRTMKIVFASIAGISLIVGGIGVMNIMLVSVTERTREIGIRKALGATRGKILTQFLIEACILTSLGGAVGFGLGMFFAWIASSIGEWPLVISVSLGLLSVGISMSIGIVFGILPANKAAKLDPIECLRYE, encoded by the coding sequence TTGAATACGAATGAAAATATACGCATGGCCATATCTTCTATTTTTGCGCATAAAATGCGATCTATATTAACAATGCTAGGCATTATTATTGGAATCAGTGCAATTATTACAATTATTTCAATGGGAGATGGACAGACTGCAAAGATGCAAAAGGAACTTGCAGAGAATCAGCATATGGATGAACTTAAAATAGAATACTTCAACCCGGATTCTCCGACAGAAAAAGCAAAAATCACACCACATATGGTAAAGCAATTGCAAGTGATACGAGGTGTAAAAGATGTGTATCCCAATGTGCATATGGACGTAAAAGTATATACGGGATCAAAAAATGTTTCCTTTAGTTTAAATGGGGGAACAGGAAACTTTATGCAGGACTCTAAAATGAAAATGGTACATGGGCGAGAGTTAACACCGGATGAACTAAAAAAGCCAATTCCTGTTGTAATTGTAGCTGAAGATTTATTTAAAACACTATTTGATAATTGGAAAGATGATTTGTATATAGATATAAAAGGAAAACTATATAAGGTTGTTGGGGTGTACAAATATGAAGACGGTTTTCAACGTCAATTTAAATTGTATGAAGGATATACATCTATCGACAATGCACCTTTAATTGCAGGGATTGAGGAATACGATACAGTGAAAATTAAGTTAACTTCTCCAAGTGAGCGAGAGGCTGTAGAAAAACAAGCTATATCTGTATTGGATGAATTGAAATCCCCAGAATTTGAGCATTCTTTTACAGTCGAGGATACGAAAGCATATGGTCAAAAAATAGAAGAGTCAACACGAACGATGAAAATAGTATTTGCTAGTATTGCTGGAATTTCCTTAATCGTAGGTGGTATTGGTGTGATGAATATCATGCTTGTATCCGTTACAGAGCGTACACGTGAAATAGGTATTCGAAAAGCGCTCGGTGCAACGAGAGGAAAAATATTAACACAATTTCTCATCGAAGCATGTATTTTAACGTCATTAGGCGGGGCGGTTGGTTTTGGATTAGGTATGTTTTTTGCTTGGATCGCTTCGTCAATAGGTGAATGGCCACTAGTTATTTCTGTAAGTCTTGGATTACTCTCAGTTGGAATATCGATGTCAATTGGTATTGTCTTTGGCATACTGCCGGCTAATAAAGCGGCTAAATTGGATCCGATTGAGTGTCTGCGGTATGAATAA
- a CDS encoding FtsX-like permease family protein: MNLFNIVQRNIRRNFKEYILYFLSLASSMLIYFIFASLRYSTQIKKEMVNNVMINSVLQSSKVILIIFIAIFIIYSTNFFIRKRKKEVGLYSLLGITKKQIGPMLFCETMIMGGVALVVGILIGSISFKLFLELLMSLMKLNVPIHFELSIKAIIDTFIVFLSILLYTAWKNSRIIYKFPLIEMFQANHQGERMPKGSVPRAYIGLILMGLGYILAGFFREVVNIVRNPIDPMNPIINPIMIPVFILFLVVFGTYFLFTSYTVIVLKKIRSKREIFYSGINILNISQLLYRVKGNAKLLAIIAILSATALTAISTVAAGYYVGQSETNRDFMQLYGVALFIGSFLGVIFVLATGSIIYYKQLSEAYANQRYYETLRKIGVTKKEVRKSISKQVSFSFISPLIVGLVHSLFAIPIINNMPIYNIIMPILISSGAYCIIYVGYYVLTIYSYFKIVYK, translated from the coding sequence ATGAATTTATTTAATATAGTTCAACGTAACATACGGCGTAATTTTAAAGAGTATATACTCTATTTTTTATCGTTAGCTTCAAGTATGCTTATCTATTTTATATTTGCATCACTTCGATATAGTACTCAAATAAAAAAAGAAATGGTTAATAATGTGATGATTAATAGTGTTCTTCAATCTTCAAAAGTGATTCTCATTATTTTTATAGCTATATTTATTATTTATTCTACTAATTTTTTTATAAGGAAACGAAAAAAAGAGGTAGGATTATATTCTTTACTAGGAATAACTAAAAAACAAATTGGTCCGATGTTATTTTGTGAGACTATGATAATGGGAGGCGTTGCTTTAGTAGTTGGCATACTGATTGGCAGTATAAGTTTTAAGTTATTTTTAGAACTGCTAATGAGTTTAATGAAATTAAATGTACCTATTCATTTCGAGTTATCTATAAAAGCGATAATAGACACGTTCATCGTCTTTTTATCTATTTTATTATATACAGCATGGAAAAACTCTCGCATTATTTATAAATTTCCATTGATTGAAATGTTTCAAGCTAATCATCAAGGAGAACGGATGCCAAAAGGTTCTGTACCTAGGGCGTATATAGGTCTTATTTTAATGGGATTAGGATATATACTAGCAGGCTTCTTCCGTGAAGTAGTAAATATTGTGCGGAATCCCATTGATCCTATGAACCCTATTATAAATCCTATAATGATTCCAGTTTTTATTTTGTTTTTAGTTGTTTTTGGGACATATTTTCTATTCACTTCTTATACAGTTATTGTTTTAAAGAAAATTAGAAGTAAAAGAGAAATATTTTATAGCGGTATAAATATACTAAACATTTCGCAATTACTATACCGAGTAAAAGGAAACGCTAAGTTACTTGCAATAATTGCTATATTAAGTGCTACAGCTTTAACTGCAATTAGTACAGTCGCAGCAGGGTATTATGTAGGGCAATCTGAAACAAATAGAGATTTTATGCAACTGTATGGAGTTGCGTTATTTATTGGAAGTTTTTTAGGGGTTATATTTGTATTGGCGACAGGTTCAATTATATATTATAAACAATTATCTGAAGCGTATGCTAATCAGAGATATTATGAAACTCTTCGTAAAATAGGTGTTACGAAAAAAGAGGTAAGAAAGTCAATTTCGAAGCAAGTTAGCTTTAGTTTTATTTCACCTCTAATAGTCGGACTTGTTCATAGCTTATTTGCGATACCAATAATAAACAACATGCCTATATATAACATCATTATGCCTATTTTAATTAGTAGTGGTGCATATTGTATAATTTATGTTGGATATTATGTGTTAACTATTTATTCGTATTTTAAAATTGTGTATAAATAA
- a CDS encoding ferritin-like domain-containing protein, translating into MYNSNYDDWYRQNDKLISDIEKAINGEYSAISCYAKLANMAPNQVEQKQILEIRNDEIRHFHHFVQIYTNLTGRQPKPQITENCPNTYLQGLEFAIQDEQKTVDFYLEISDEAADASMKELLRRIAADEQNHAVWFLYYFVKSK; encoded by the coding sequence ATGTATAATTCGAATTATGATGATTGGTATAGACAGAATGATAAGCTAATTAGTGATATTGAAAAAGCTATAAACGGAGAGTATAGCGCTATAAGCTGCTATGCAAAATTAGCTAATATGGCTCCAAATCAAGTAGAACAAAAACAAATTCTTGAAATCCGTAATGATGAAATAAGGCATTTTCATCATTTTGTACAAATCTATACGAATTTAACTGGCAGACAGCCGAAACCACAGATTACGGAAAATTGCCCTAATACGTACTTACAGGGATTAGAGTTCGCTATACAAGATGAGCAAAAGACCGTAGATTTTTACTTGGAAATTTCAGATGAAGCAGCAGATGCATCTATGAAAGAGTTATTGCGCAGAATAGCTGCAGATGAACAAAATCATGCGGTGTGGTTTTTATATTATTTTGTGAAGTCGAAGTGA
- a CDS encoding DUF2691 family protein, translating to MKRGIFVDIPNENDNLLWKVLKPIDITSFDWRVENEESYFILPDGLGTELFSEDNKVMSGLELKKLIKDNIYYLIFADLKAYPKGEEVVDIETYEEFKESKCKVVVLVADGDYIQVYAKNQEEIEMMYENAIDQGFYVEYVTDENDGRTRMSVW from the coding sequence ATGAAAAGAGGAATTTTTGTAGATATTCCAAATGAAAATGATAATTTACTTTGGAAAGTGTTAAAGCCAATTGATATTACTTCATTTGATTGGCGAGTGGAAAACGAGGAATCTTATTTCATATTGCCTGATGGATTAGGAACAGAATTATTTTCAGAAGATAACAAGGTAATGAGTGGATTAGAATTGAAAAAATTAATAAAAGACAACATATATTATCTCATTTTTGCAGATTTAAAAGCGTATCCAAAAGGAGAGGAAGTAGTAGATATTGAAACATATGAAGAATTTAAAGAGAGTAAGTGTAAAGTAGTCGTATTAGTAGCGGATGGTGATTACATACAGGTTTATGCGAAAAACCAAGAAGAGATTGAAATGATGTATGAAAACGCAATTGATCAAGGGTTTTATGTTGAATATGTTACAGACGAGAATGATGGAAGGACTCGTATGTCAGTATGGTAG
- a CDS encoding GNAT family N-acetyltransferase produces the protein MERNISKEYTIRIAAEEESNSIITLLKEVAQWLQHKEVDQWQYLLGGEATAEILEGIREKYTYVIVKEDEIVGTVTVSPKQNDWDKYIFGKEEIPNSLYIHRFAVKRKYKRHGIGEWILHWIEENVQSDKEYLKLDCVGHNQTLNGFYKRCGFEYIGSTDGLSKFQKKRGE, from the coding sequence ATGGAGAGAAATATAAGTAAAGAATATACAATTCGAATTGCTGCAGAAGAAGAAAGTAATAGCATTATCACTCTATTAAAAGAAGTAGCACAATGGTTACAACATAAAGAAGTGGATCAGTGGCAGTATCTTTTAGGAGGAGAAGCTACCGCTGAAATATTAGAAGGTATAAGAGAGAAATATACGTACGTTATTGTGAAAGAAGATGAGATTGTCGGTACGGTTACCGTATCACCTAAACAAAATGATTGGGATAAATATATTTTTGGTAAAGAGGAAATTCCTAATTCGTTATATATTCATAGATTTGCGGTGAAACGGAAGTATAAGAGGCATGGAATAGGAGAATGGATTTTGCATTGGATAGAAGAGAATGTGCAAAGTGATAAAGAGTATTTGAAGTTAGATTGTGTTGGGCATAACCAAACGTTGAATGGTTTTTATAAGCGATGCGGTTTTGAATATATCGGTAGTACGGATGGACTTAGTAAGTTTCAAAAGAAAAGAGGAGAGTGA
- a CDS encoding aminoglycoside phosphotransferase family protein: protein MNQINVSLVEQLIQQQFPEWAHLEVKPVKLSGHDNRTFHLGDEMSVRLPSDAAYAPQVEKENKWLPILSKELSLPISAPIVKGSPSEEYLWPWSINKWIEGETVTKENVRDLNEFAADLGSFLIELQSIDASNGPIAGEHNFYRGGLISVYDEEARVAIENNKDVFDETLLKHLWNVALRSTWDHKPVWIHGDVAPGNLLVKDGKLCAVIDFGILGVGDPACDAAMAWTFFDKNSRNVFKEVLRMDEETWNRARGWALWKALITYDANKTSNKIVAEESYRVIQVIVDDYKR, encoded by the coding sequence ATGAATCAAATTAACGTAAGTTTAGTTGAACAGTTAATACAACAACAGTTTCCCGAATGGGCCCATTTAGAAGTGAAACCTGTAAAGCTTAGCGGTCATGATAATAGAACGTTTCACCTAGGGGACGAGATGAGTGTAAGATTGCCAAGTGATGCAGCATATGCACCGCAAGTAGAGAAAGAAAATAAGTGGCTTCCAATATTAAGTAAGGAACTTTCTTTACCAATTTCTGCACCAATTGTGAAAGGGAGTCCATCTGAAGAATATCTATGGCCTTGGTCTATTAATAAGTGGATCGAGGGGGAGACCGTTACGAAAGAAAATGTTCGTGACTTAAATGAATTTGCGGCGGACTTAGGCTCGTTTTTAATAGAGTTACAATCAATTGATGCGAGTAACGGGCCAATAGCTGGAGAACATAATTTTTACCGAGGCGGGCTTATATCTGTATACGATGAAGAAGCGAGAGTGGCTATTGAAAATAATAAGGATGTTTTTGATGAGACATTATTAAAGCATCTTTGGAATGTAGCACTTCGTTCAACATGGGACCACAAACCAGTTTGGATTCATGGAGATGTTGCACCAGGAAACTTACTCGTTAAGGATGGAAAACTTTGTGCCGTAATTGATTTTGGTATTTTAGGAGTAGGAGATCCGGCTTGTGATGCAGCGATGGCATGGACGTTTTTTGATAAGAATAGTAGAAACGTATTTAAAGAAGTATTACGCATGGATGAAGAAACGTGGAATAGAGCGAGAGGATGGGCGCTTTGGAAGGCGTTAATTACATATGATGCGAATAAGACTAGTAATAAGATAGTGGCAGAAGAATCTTATCGTGTAATTCAAGTAATTGTGGATGATTATAAGAGGTAA